A stretch of Lathyrus oleraceus cultivar Zhongwan6 chromosome 6, CAAS_Psat_ZW6_1.0, whole genome shotgun sequence DNA encodes these proteins:
- the LOC127097313 gene encoding defensin-like protein 156 — protein MAKFSFMTIIVIVFFISGIAMTNARNIWSKECVITRDGQCLPTACKEWCLNTYKGHGACVATVGNPPTYKCVCTYYCST, from the exons ATGGCTAAGTTTTCTTTCATGACAATTATCGTCATTGTCTTCTTTATTTCAG gTATAGCAATGACAAATGCTAGAAACATATGGTCAAAAGAATGTGTCATCACTCGTGATGGTCAATGCCTCCCGACAGCTTGCAAAGAATGGTGTTTAAATACATATAAGGGTCATGGAGCATGCGTTGCTACCGTTGGAAATCCTCCTACTTATAAATGTGTTTGCACATACTATTGTTCCACCTAG